In Flavobacterium gelatinilyticum, a genomic segment contains:
- a CDS encoding S46 family peptidase translates to MKKIVLFLTMCLMAFPVRADEGMWFLMFIERLNHRDMQKMGLQLTAEEIYSINNHSLKDAIVQFNGGCTAEIVSKNGLVLTNHHCGYNAIAELSTAEKNYLKDGFWAKEKSAEMKPKSLYVRFFVRMDDVSKRILSKVNDAMTETERNKIIQQEIALIEKENSENGKYTVSVRPFFQGNEYYYFVYQDYTDVRLVGTPPESVGKFGGDTDNWEWPRQTGDFSMFRVYADKDGNPAAYSKDNVPLKPKHYLPVSLKGVKENDFAMILGYPGRTNRWMPAGGIEQNIKFAYPAWVEGAKTGMDVMKKYMDKDATVRLQYASKYASTANYWKNRQGMIDALTKAGTVDTKAEQEDKFYEWASKPANKEKYENVIPTINDYYRETNLKARHDNYLMQLLRTSSYATGPANLGNALIAYFNENDAKKAEMLPKINSMIESIYGEFYEPLEKDILIAQLNLYAAKASEYGLATQIAAMKAANNGDFTSDVNKGAEMSYFSSKEKIQAFMANPKPLAIVHDPLYIISNDLLTKYRTKTDDQSKADDGFAIAYRKLVEGLRESKLNAIKYPDANSTLRLTYGKVRALPADPRNDAAINNYTTMESMVKKYKAGDQEFDLPSRLLELNKKKDYGQYADKAGYMPVNFLTDNDITGGNSGSPVLNGKGELVGIAFDGNIEAMAGDVIFDSNLQRTINVDIRYVLWIIDKYAGAKNIIDELTIVK, encoded by the coding sequence GCCGAAGAAATTTACAGTATTAACAATCATAGTTTAAAAGATGCGATTGTACAGTTTAATGGAGGCTGTACAGCTGAAATCGTTTCTAAAAACGGTTTGGTGTTAACCAATCACCATTGTGGTTATAATGCGATTGCAGAACTTTCGACTGCAGAGAAAAATTATCTGAAAGATGGTTTTTGGGCAAAAGAAAAAAGTGCCGAAATGAAACCTAAATCTTTATACGTTCGTTTCTTTGTTCGTATGGATGATGTTTCTAAAAGAATTTTATCAAAAGTAAATGATGCAATGACTGAAACTGAAAGAAATAAAATCATTCAGCAGGAAATTGCTTTGATCGAAAAAGAAAACAGCGAAAATGGAAAATACACTGTTTCTGTTCGTCCTTTCTTTCAGGGAAATGAATATTACTATTTCGTTTACCAGGATTACACAGACGTTCGTTTAGTAGGAACACCGCCGGAAAGCGTTGGTAAATTTGGAGGAGATACAGATAACTGGGAATGGCCTCGCCAGACAGGAGATTTCTCTATGTTTAGAGTATATGCTGATAAAGACGGAAATCCAGCCGCTTACTCTAAAGACAATGTGCCTTTAAAACCAAAGCATTATTTGCCGGTAAGTTTAAAAGGGGTAAAAGAAAATGATTTTGCAATGATTTTAGGATATCCGGGAAGAACAAACCGCTGGATGCCGGCAGGAGGAATTGAGCAGAATATTAAATTTGCTTATCCTGCATGGGTTGAAGGTGCTAAAACCGGAATGGATGTAATGAAAAAGTATATGGATAAAGATGCTACTGTTCGTTTACAGTACGCTTCTAAATATGCTTCGACTGCAAATTACTGGAAAAACCGTCAGGGTATGATTGATGCTTTAACAAAAGCAGGAACAGTAGATACAAAAGCAGAGCAGGAAGATAAATTCTATGAGTGGGCAAGTAAACCGGCTAATAAAGAGAAATACGAAAACGTAATTCCAACTATTAACGATTATTACAGAGAAACAAACTTAAAAGCGCGTCATGATAATTATTTAATGCAGCTTTTACGTACTTCAAGCTACGCAACAGGTCCTGCTAATTTAGGAAATGCATTAATCGCATATTTCAATGAAAATGATGCTAAAAAAGCAGAAATGCTTCCTAAGATCAATTCAATGATCGAAAGTATTTACGGTGAATTCTATGAGCCGTTAGAAAAAGATATTTTAATTGCACAGTTAAACTTATATGCTGCAAAAGCTTCTGAATATGGTTTAGCAACTCAAATTGCAGCTATGAAAGCGGCTAACAATGGTGATTTTACATCAGATGTTAATAAAGGTGCTGAAATGAGTTATTTTTCATCTAAAGAAAAAATTCAGGCATTTATGGCTAATCCAAAACCATTGGCAATTGTACATGATCCTTTGTATATTATTTCTAATGATTTATTGACTAAATACCGTACTAAAACAGACGATCAGTCAAAAGCAGATGATGGTTTTGCCATTGCTTACCGTAAATTAGTTGAAGGTTTAAGAGAATCAAAATTAAACGCAATTAAATATCCGGATGCCAACTCTACTTTAAGATTAACTTACGGAAAAGTACGCGCTTTACCTGCTGATCCTCGCAACGATGCTGCGATCAATAACTATACTACTATGGAAAGCATGGTGAAAAAGTATAAAGCAGGAGATCAGGAATTTGATTTGCCGTCTCGTTTATTAGAGTTGAACAAGAAAAAAGATTACGGACAATATGCTGATAAAGCAGGATATATGCCGGTAAACTTTTTAACTGATAACGATATTACAGGAGGAAATTCTGGTTCACCGGTTCTTAATGGAAAAGGAGAATTAGTAGGAATTGCTTTTGATGGAAATATCGAAGCTATGGCCGGAGATGTTATTTTCGATTCTAATTTACAAAGAACTATTAACGTTGATATTCGTTATGTACTTTGGATTATCGATAAATACGCGGGAGCTAAAAACATTATTGATGAATTGACGATTGTGAAATAA
- a CDS encoding UDP-N-acetylmuramate--L-alanine ligase, protein MKTHFIAIGGSAMHNLALALHNKGYQVTGSDDAIFEPSKSRLEKKGILPAEMGWFPEKITSDIDAIILGMHAKADNPELLKAQELGLKIYSYPEFLYEQSKNKTRVVIGGSHGKTTITSMILHVMHYHNIAVDYMVGAQLEGFDTMVHLTEENDFMVLEGDEYLSSPIDRRPKFHLYQPNIALISGIAWDHINVFPTYENYVEQFEIFIEKITNGGILVYNENDSEVKRVSEAAANPIRKLPYHTPEYSVNDGVTLLKTPEGDMPIEVFGAHNLNNLAGAKWICQNMGVDEADFYEAIASFKGASKRLEKIAEGKGKVAYKDFAHSPSKVAATTKAVKEQYPDRTLVACLELHTYSSLNAEFLKEYEGALEYADTAVVFYSPDAVKIKQLEEVTYEQIAKAFNREDLVIYTNPAEFKEYLFNLNLDNSALLLMSSGNYGGLNFDEVKGLIE, encoded by the coding sequence ATGAAAACACATTTTATCGCTATTGGCGGCAGCGCGATGCACAATTTGGCATTGGCATTACATAATAAAGGATATCAGGTTACAGGAAGCGACGATGCTATTTTTGAACCTTCAAAATCAAGACTGGAGAAAAAAGGAATTCTTCCTGCAGAGATGGGATGGTTTCCTGAGAAAATAACTTCGGATATTGATGCCATTATTTTAGGCATGCACGCAAAAGCTGATAACCCTGAATTATTGAAAGCACAGGAATTAGGATTGAAAATTTATTCGTATCCTGAATTTTTATACGAGCAGTCTAAAAATAAAACGCGTGTGGTAATTGGAGGTTCACACGGTAAAACAACCATTACTTCAATGATTTTGCATGTAATGCACTATCATAATATTGCGGTAGATTATATGGTAGGGGCACAGTTGGAAGGTTTTGACACGATGGTGCATCTTACGGAAGAAAATGATTTTATGGTTCTGGAAGGCGATGAATATTTGTCATCTCCAATAGACCGTCGTCCAAAGTTTCATTTATACCAGCCAAATATTGCTTTAATTTCAGGAATTGCATGGGATCACATTAATGTTTTTCCAACGTATGAGAATTATGTAGAGCAGTTTGAGATCTTTATAGAAAAAATTACCAACGGTGGTATTTTGGTTTATAACGAAAATGATTCTGAAGTGAAACGTGTTTCAGAAGCTGCAGCAAATCCAATTCGTAAACTGCCTTACCATACTCCGGAATATTCTGTAAATGATGGCGTGACTTTATTAAAAACTCCGGAAGGCGATATGCCAATCGAAGTTTTTGGCGCGCATAATTTAAATAACCTTGCCGGAGCAAAATGGATCTGCCAGAATATGGGAGTTGACGAAGCTGATTTTTACGAAGCTATTGCCAGTTTTAAAGGTGCCTCTAAACGTCTTGAAAAAATAGCAGAAGGAAAAGGAAAAGTTGCCTATAAAGATTTTGCACACTCACCAAGTAAAGTTGCCGCAACGACTAAAGCAGTTAAAGAACAATACCCGGATAGAACTTTAGTTGCCTGTCTGGAATTACACACCTACAGCAGTTTAAATGCCGAATTTTTAAAAGAATACGAAGGTGCTTTAGAATATGCCGATACAGCAGTTGTATTTTATTCTCCGGATGCTGTAAAAATTAAACAGCTTGAAGAAGTGACTTACGAGCAGATTGCAAAAGCTTTTAATCGCGAAGATTTAGTAATTTATACCAATCCAGCTGAGTTTAAAGAATATTTATTCAATTTAAATCTGGATAATTCTGCCCTTTTATTAATGAGTTCAGGAAATTACGGAGGTTTGAATTTTGATGAAGTAAAAGGTTTAATAGAGTAA
- a CDS encoding carboxypeptidase-like regulatory domain-containing protein codes for MKKILLAFLFLSTIAFAQQNDRNWKNVMTFENEGKIKSANEIVEKIYKKAVLEKDEVQMIKCFFFQSKYIQTLEENAQAKIIDNLKSIKDQASIPSKAILNVVYAKCLNDYFSLNEYKIRQRTNLETIDDNFLTWTEKNLTNQITAILKQSLENENILKNTPLTKYELIFDYPVLEKFKKQNLFDFIVKENISICTSRIDIYTFQKNDYNEYKKVLLGESNDFINADFGLLTNERIKTVLQLYQKQEKNNPDLENLWNRIEFCKKYLLVVNEDYIHALNTLQKKNSDLSLTQKIQFEKAVFYTQNASKELHPDYNIKAISLLDSILNSGVRSNAYRLAYQKKENILYKSLRAELQKYTYEQENTRALIRHKNAAHLKISFFKIANKQLLELEKYGRKKDSLRNDIIQKVQPSAAKLYVLKDKKDFFEYSTEVLLPQLKKGSYLVCFESDSDTEEKKTYTFETMTVSNLTALASQSSKGESYQVVDRKTGKPVENAVIKNDVFKIKTNKNGTALYTNKKENYRNDPILITTENDTLSVQKGYIPYNGRYKYEEDEKLSNLKVELYLDRAIYRPGQKVYYKGIAVLKNKATKKVVPNTTFTIIVDDAKGNDFTEFDVTTNEFGSFSGDFMLPNNGLTGRFTLNAEEPNTNKNSKNYNKNKKKDSFWENIDFENSHIAFKVEEYKRPKFEVVFDAKKGNYQINQSVKIKGSAKAFAGSSISNAKVTYSITRFTNYSRRFYAYEERETIAEGETTTDSSGKFTIDFTALPSKNSIKENLPVFNYEIEVSVTDINGETHDAETILKAGYHNLDLEAAVDTQIETKNKNVIKLHSTNLNDEFLAAKGELKIYFVNPSSTKFKTRIFNKPDFEDITKEDFEQLFPFENNENPKEEIKETLVYSKNIDTEKDKILPLDFISDYKSGNYKIVFSAKDSYDNLIEDISNVTIKQSRDKFDTDKLFTVSQINTDPKKDGFVQLKITSVIPELYITATGSFDNNVFSEETYHLKNNETMVKIPIQKEFQNALTFNFESVFENEKFNSNLYVFLKSETPELKFDVQTFRNKLEPGIKENWSFKLNASGTKNEAEILASMYDSSLDQFTKQNWNLLNINDSYSMQVNTKSMLGSQKLYIPFQNLNKRSNRIILKDEALKLIWFGFNFNTTSNSYKQQQEYQKQLNKKIPKPANAKMISGIITDQNNEGLPGVSITVKGTQRMTSSDFDGYYEIEAAPKEELIFSYLAFDTESVKVGNKKTIDISLIENTSKLQEVVVTAYGTQKKKSMTASVVAIKSQVIEEGEEDEGVFSSSSMAEMVSGMASGIQIRGAADIGDSSPLFILDGKIISQTDFKSLKTQDILDISVVKDKNLLASYGSKASNGVIIITTKNALEELNQVKARKNLSETAFFFPDLRTDAKGKVSFNFTSPESLTAWKLRLLAHNKDAVSGYLEKSVITQKEIMVMPNLPRFLREKDTIVISAKISNVTAEAKTGIASLQFFDAVTMEPIDAKMLNAQNIKNFTIPAYGNTIANWKITIPEGLQGVQYKIAAKAGNFSDGEESIIPVLTNTMLVTESIPVWVRENSAKEYTFENLKNNTSTTLRNHLFTFEYTSNPTWLAIQSLPYLMEYEHECAEQTFARFYANALATEIISNNPKIAAVFEEWRKKGKPASKLEENEELKSLILAETPWIQDAQNEDEKKKNLSLLFDLEKMKSSQESIFEKLKQKQKPSGGFSWFDGSDESEYITRHILAGLGHLERLSKNTNNSKIEEIAKTGIPFIDRKFLEYHQARTRDLKASEKLIWFNPYSDLHYLYTRSFYLEKYPLSDTLKKATKLYLETAKKDWLNYSIYEKGLAALTLNRFGEKDSAKKILESLKETSSNNEDWGMYWIANKAGWYWYQAPIETQALLIEAFAEINNDTKSVDAMKVWLLKNKQTKNWPTTKSTTEAVYALLMQGTGWLSIKDNTIIKLGDEKIMTKKLSENEKEAETGYIKLNWKADEIKKEMASIKIENKSKVPGYGGVYWQYFEDLEKIKNDSGSGLNLSKELYLKKNTLEGNQLEKITAKNHLKTGDLVTVRLIITAREDVEYIHLKDMRASCFEPVNVLSEYKYKDGLGYYMSTKDAATHFFFDRIKKGTYILEYDIRVNNSGEFSNGITTIQSMYAPEFASHTKGIRVTVD; via the coding sequence ATGAAAAAAATATTACTTGCTTTTCTATTCCTTTCTACAATTGCATTTGCGCAGCAAAATGATAGAAACTGGAAGAACGTTATGACTTTTGAAAACGAAGGCAAAATAAAATCAGCAAATGAAATAGTGGAGAAAATCTACAAAAAAGCTGTTTTAGAAAAAGATGAAGTACAAATGATAAAATGCTTTTTCTTTCAGTCAAAATACATCCAGACTCTCGAAGAAAATGCACAGGCTAAGATTATCGACAACCTCAAATCGATTAAAGATCAAGCATCTATTCCTTCAAAAGCTATTTTAAATGTAGTTTATGCTAAATGTCTAAATGATTATTTCAGCTTAAATGAATATAAAATAAGGCAGCGCACCAACCTTGAAACTATTGATGATAATTTCCTAACCTGGACCGAAAAGAATTTAACTAATCAGATTACTGCCATTTTAAAGCAAAGTCTGGAGAATGAAAATATCTTAAAAAATACTCCTTTAACAAAATATGAATTGATTTTTGACTATCCTGTTTTAGAAAAATTCAAAAAGCAAAATCTCTTTGACTTTATTGTAAAAGAAAATATCAGTATTTGTACAAGCAGAATTGACATATATACTTTTCAAAAAAATGATTATAATGAATATAAAAAAGTTCTGCTAGGAGAATCTAATGATTTTATAAATGCTGATTTTGGATTACTAACAAATGAGAGAATCAAAACTGTTCTTCAATTATATCAAAAACAGGAAAAGAACAATCCTGATTTAGAAAATCTTTGGAACCGAATTGAATTCTGCAAAAAATACCTGCTCGTTGTAAACGAAGATTACATCCATGCGCTGAATACTCTGCAAAAAAAGAATAGTGATCTTTCATTAACTCAAAAAATACAGTTTGAAAAAGCAGTTTTTTACACTCAAAATGCTTCAAAAGAATTACATCCAGATTATAACATAAAAGCGATTAGTTTACTGGACAGCATTCTGAACAGCGGCGTTAGATCAAATGCTTACAGATTAGCCTATCAAAAAAAAGAAAATATACTTTATAAATCACTTCGTGCCGAGCTTCAAAAATATACTTATGAACAGGAAAATACGAGAGCTTTAATAAGACATAAAAATGCTGCCCATTTAAAAATTTCTTTCTTTAAAATTGCAAACAAACAACTTTTAGAATTAGAAAAATACGGCAGAAAAAAAGACAGTCTCAGAAATGATATTATTCAAAAAGTACAACCCTCGGCTGCAAAATTATACGTACTTAAAGATAAAAAGGACTTTTTTGAATATTCAACCGAGGTGCTGCTCCCTCAATTAAAAAAGGGATCCTACTTAGTTTGTTTTGAAAGTGATTCAGATACAGAAGAAAAAAAGACTTATACATTTGAAACCATGACTGTTTCTAACCTTACTGCACTGGCAAGTCAAAGCAGTAAAGGAGAAAGCTATCAGGTTGTGGATCGAAAAACCGGAAAACCTGTAGAAAATGCTGTAATTAAAAATGACGTTTTTAAAATTAAAACAAACAAAAACGGCACTGCTCTTTATACTAACAAAAAAGAAAACTACAGAAATGATCCTATTCTCATAACAACTGAGAATGACACTCTTTCTGTTCAAAAAGGCTATATCCCGTACAATGGCAGATACAAATATGAGGAAGATGAAAAGTTATCAAATCTAAAAGTTGAGTTATATCTTGACCGTGCTATTTATCGTCCCGGTCAAAAAGTTTATTACAAAGGAATTGCTGTTCTTAAAAATAAAGCAACAAAAAAAGTAGTTCCCAATACTACTTTCACAATTATCGTTGATGACGCAAAAGGAAACGATTTTACAGAATTTGATGTAACTACAAATGAATTCGGATCATTTTCAGGCGATTTTATGCTTCCTAACAACGGACTTACAGGCCGCTTTACCTTAAATGCCGAAGAACCCAATACTAATAAAAACAGTAAAAATTATAATAAGAATAAAAAGAAAGATTCTTTTTGGGAAAATATTGATTTTGAAAATTCACATATTGCTTTTAAGGTTGAAGAATACAAACGTCCTAAATTTGAAGTTGTATTTGATGCTAAGAAAGGAAATTATCAGATCAACCAGTCCGTTAAAATAAAAGGAAGCGCTAAGGCTTTTGCAGGAAGCAGTATTTCTAATGCAAAAGTAACCTACTCAATAACTCGTTTTACCAATTATTCAAGACGTTTTTATGCTTATGAAGAACGTGAAACCATAGCTGAGGGAGAAACTACAACCGATTCTTCGGGGAAATTTACAATTGATTTTACGGCTCTTCCTTCTAAAAACAGTATAAAAGAAAACCTTCCTGTTTTCAATTATGAAATTGAAGTTTCAGTTACCGATATAAACGGTGAAACACATGACGCGGAAACAATTCTAAAAGCAGGCTATCATAATCTTGACTTAGAAGCAGCTGTTGATACTCAGATTGAAACAAAAAATAAAAACGTAATAAAGCTTCACAGTACCAATTTAAACGATGAATTTTTAGCTGCAAAAGGAGAACTGAAAATCTATTTTGTAAATCCGTCATCAACAAAATTTAAAACCAGAATTTTCAACAAACCGGATTTTGAAGACATCACAAAAGAGGACTTCGAACAATTATTTCCTTTTGAAAACAACGAAAATCCAAAAGAGGAAATAAAAGAAACACTCGTTTATTCTAAAAATATCGATACAGAGAAAGACAAAATCCTTCCTCTCGATTTTATTTCAGATTATAAATCCGGAAACTACAAGATTGTTTTTTCTGCAAAAGACAGTTATGACAATTTAATAGAAGACATTTCAAATGTTACCATCAAACAAAGCAGAGACAAATTTGACACCGATAAACTTTTTACTGTTTCGCAAATCAATACAGATCCAAAAAAAGACGGTTTTGTTCAGTTAAAAATAACCTCCGTTATTCCCGAACTTTACATAACAGCCACAGGAAGCTTTGACAACAATGTTTTTTCAGAAGAAACTTATCATTTGAAAAACAATGAAACTATGGTTAAGATTCCTATTCAAAAAGAATTTCAAAATGCTCTTACATTCAATTTTGAATCTGTTTTTGAAAACGAAAAATTCAACAGCAATTTATATGTATTTCTAAAATCAGAAACTCCAGAATTAAAATTCGATGTACAAACTTTTAGAAACAAACTGGAACCCGGAATTAAAGAAAACTGGTCATTTAAACTAAATGCTTCAGGAACAAAAAATGAAGCTGAAATTCTGGCATCTATGTACGACAGCTCTTTGGATCAATTTACCAAACAGAACTGGAATTTACTAAACATCAATGACTCGTACAGCATGCAGGTTAATACTAAATCTATGCTTGGCTCACAAAAACTGTACATTCCGTTTCAAAATTTAAACAAACGTTCGAATCGTATTATATTGAAAGATGAAGCGCTTAAATTAATCTGGTTTGGATTCAATTTCAATACAACAAGTAATTCTTATAAACAGCAGCAGGAATATCAAAAACAGCTGAATAAGAAAATCCCAAAACCGGCAAATGCCAAAATGATTTCGGGAATTATTACAGATCAAAATAATGAAGGTCTTCCAGGGGTTTCAATTACCGTTAAAGGAACTCAAAGAATGACAAGCAGTGATTTTGACGGTTATTATGAAATTGAAGCTGCTCCAAAAGAAGAACTTATATTTTCATACTTAGCTTTTGACACTGAGTCTGTCAAAGTAGGTAATAAAAAAACAATTGACATCAGCTTAATCGAAAACACAAGTAAATTACAAGAAGTTGTTGTTACAGCTTACGGAACACAGAAAAAAAAATCTATGACCGCATCAGTAGTTGCAATAAAATCGCAGGTGATAGAAGAAGGAGAAGAAGACGAAGGTGTTTTCAGCAGTAGCTCTATGGCAGAAATGGTTAGCGGAATGGCCTCGGGAATTCAAATTAGAGGTGCCGCCGATATAGGAGACTCTTCTCCTTTATTTATTCTTGACGGCAAAATAATCTCTCAAACTGATTTTAAAAGTCTAAAAACACAAGACATACTAGACATCTCTGTGGTAAAAGATAAAAACCTCTTAGCTTCTTACGGATCAAAAGCATCAAATGGCGTAATCATCATCACAACCAAAAATGCCCTCGAGGAACTAAACCAGGTTAAAGCCAGAAAAAACCTTTCTGAAACCGCGTTCTTTTTTCCTGATTTAAGAACCGATGCTAAAGGAAAAGTAAGTTTCAACTTTACTTCTCCCGAATCCTTGACTGCATGGAAACTTCGTTTACTGGCGCATAATAAAGATGCTGTTTCAGGTTATCTGGAGAAAAGCGTAATTACCCAAAAAGAAATAATGGTTATGCCGAATTTACCGCGTTTCCTAAGAGAAAAAGATACCATTGTAATAAGTGCCAAGATCTCAAATGTTACCGCTGAAGCAAAAACCGGAATCGCCAGTCTGCAGTTTTTTGATGCCGTAACTATGGAACCAATTGATGCAAAAATGCTCAACGCACAAAATATTAAAAACTTTACAATTCCGGCGTACGGAAATACAATCGCAAACTGGAAAATCACAATTCCCGAAGGTTTACAAGGCGTTCAGTATAAAATCGCAGCCAAAGCTGGTAATTTTTCGGATGGAGAAGAAAGTATAATTCCTGTTCTAACCAATACTATGCTCGTAACAGAAAGTATTCCGGTTTGGGTTCGTGAGAATTCAGCGAAAGAATATACGTTTGAGAACTTAAAAAACAATACGTCGACAACTTTAAGAAACCATCTGTTTACTTTTGAATATACATCTAACCCAACCTGGCTGGCAATTCAGTCACTTCCTTATTTAATGGAATACGAGCATGAATGTGCCGAACAGACTTTTGCAAGATTTTATGCGAATGCTTTGGCTACTGAAATCATTTCAAATAATCCTAAAATTGCAGCTGTTTTTGAAGAGTGGAGAAAAAAAGGAAAACCAGCTTCTAAACTTGAAGAAAACGAAGAGCTAAAATCACTTATTCTCGCCGAAACTCCGTGGATTCAGGATGCACAAAATGAAGACGAAAAGAAAAAGAACCTATCTCTTTTATTTGATTTAGAAAAAATGAAATCTTCACAGGAAAGTATTTTTGAAAAATTAAAACAAAAGCAAAAACCTTCAGGCGGATTTAGCTGGTTTGACGGAAGCGACGAAAGCGAATATATTACCAGACATATTCTGGCTGGTTTAGGACATTTGGAAAGACTCAGCAAAAACACTAATAATTCCAAAATTGAAGAAATTGCTAAAACCGGAATACCCTTTATAGACCGTAAATTTTTAGAATATCATCAAGCAAGAACCAGAGATTTAAAAGCATCAGAAAAGCTCATTTGGTTCAATCCGTATTCTGATCTTCATTATTTATATACCAGAAGTTTTTATTTAGAGAAATATCCGCTTTCTGATACACTAAAAAAAGCGACGAAACTATATCTTGAAACGGCTAAAAAAGACTGGCTCAACTATTCTATCTATGAAAAAGGACTGGCTGCATTGACTTTAAACCGTTTTGGAGAAAAAGACAGTGCGAAAAAAATTCTTGAGAGTTTAAAAGAAACTTCTTCGAACAACGAAGACTGGGGAATGTACTGGATTGCCAACAAAGCCGGATGGTATTGGTATCAGGCGCCTATAGAAACTCAGGCTTTACTAATTGAGGCTTTCGCCGAAATAAATAACGACACAAAATCTGTAGATGCAATGAAAGTCTGGTTATTAAAAAATAAACAAACCAAAAACTGGCCTACCACAAAATCAACCACAGAGGCCGTTTATGCCTTATTGATGCAGGGAACCGGCTGGCTTTCTATAAAAGATAATACAATTATAAAATTGGGAGATGAAAAAATCATGACCAAAAAATTATCCGAAAACGAAAAAGAAGCTGAAACCGGTTACATCAAACTAAATTGGAAAGCCGATGAAATCAAAAAAGAAATGGCTTCGATAAAAATTGAAAACAAATCTAAAGTTCCGGGTTATGGCGGTGTGTACTGGCAGTATTTTGAAGATTTGGAAAAAATAAAAAATGATTCGGGTTCAGGGTTAAATCTTTCCAAAGAATTGTATTTAAAGAAAAACACTTTAGAAGGAAATCAATTGGAAAAAATTACGGCTAAAAATCATTTAAAAACAGGGGATTTAGTTACTGTCCGTTTAATTATTACCGCCAGAGAAGATGTAGAATATATTCATTTAAAAGATATGCGGGCTTCTTGTTTTGAACCTGTAAATGTTCTTTCGGAATATAAATACAAAGATGGATTAGGATATTATATGAGTACAAAAGATGCTGCAACACATTTCTTCTTTGATCGAATAAAAAAAGGAACTTATATCCTCGAATACGACATTCGTGTAAACAACAGCGGTGAATTCTCAAACGGAATCACAACGATTCAAAGCATGTACGCTCCGGAATTTGCAAGCCACACAAAAGGAATCAGAGTTACGGTTGATTAA
- a CDS encoding tetratricopeptide repeat protein produces MKKLLIILLILPIYGWAQTNFEKAEKLFHSKKYNEAEVLFEGILKSSPSDIKTLEYLGEIAGHQKSWVKGAAYFKKLKTLKPNTADYFFKYGGCLAMRAVEVNRLKAFTMVGDMKEAFEKAIELNPKHVQARWALIEIYLQLPGILGGSESKAIAYSNELAQFSPVDGYLSRGRIEDYFKRYNLAEKNYRKAHEIGNSKVTFQKLYNLYLNKLKDPKKAGELKQKFESS; encoded by the coding sequence ATGAAAAAACTGCTCATCATTCTGTTAATTCTCCCAATATATGGCTGGGCTCAGACTAATTTTGAAAAGGCAGAAAAATTGTTTCATTCTAAGAAGTACAATGAAGCAGAAGTTCTTTTTGAAGGAATTTTAAAAAGCAGTCCATCTGATATAAAAACACTGGAATATTTGGGTGAAATAGCAGGGCATCAAAAATCCTGGGTAAAAGGAGCGGCATATTTTAAAAAACTAAAAACATTAAAACCCAATACAGCAGATTATTTCTTTAAATATGGAGGCTGTCTGGCTATGAGGGCGGTAGAAGTAAACCGGTTAAAAGCTTTTACTATGGTAGGAGACATGAAAGAGGCTTTTGAAAAAGCAATTGAACTAAATCCGAAGCATGTTCAGGCAAGATGGGCTTTAATCGAAATATATTTGCAACTGCCCGGCATTTTGGGAGGCAGTGAATCCAAAGCTATTGCATATTCTAATGAACTGGCTCAGTTTTCGCCTGTTGATGGGTATTTATCTAGAGGCAGGATCGAAGATTATTTTAAAAGATACAATCTGGCCGAGAAAAATTATAGGAAAGCACATGAAATTGGCAATTCAAAAGTAACATTTCAAAAATTATATAATTTATATTTGAACAAATTAAAAGACCCTAAAAAAGCAGGGGAATTAAAACAAAAATTCGAATCATCATAA